In Sphingomonas sp. SUN019, the genomic window GCGATGCGCTTCAGCGTCTTCGCCTCGGCGCGCCGCCAATCCTCCGCAAATTCGTCCGGCGCGCGCTCATAAGCGTCGCAGCGTTTCAGTATCTCCACGCGCTCCGTGATCGCCTGCGGTGTGCGCACCTCCACCGACAGCCCAAACCGATCCAGCAATTGCGGTCGCAACTCGCCTTCCTCGGGATTGCCGCTGCCGACCAGCACGAAGCGCGCGGCGTGGCGCACGCTCAGCCCCTCGCGCTCGACCAGATTCTCGCCCGACGCGGCGACGTCGAGCAGCAGATCGACGATATGATCCTCGAGCAGGTTGATCTCGTCGACGTACAGGAACCCGCCATTCGCGCGCGCCAGCAGTCCTGGTTCGAACGCCTTCTCACCCGATCCCAGCGCGCGTTCGAGGTCGAGCGCGCCCAGCACGCGGTCCTCGGTCGCACCCAAAGGCAGATCGACGAACGGCACCGCCGCCTTACCCTTCGCAGGGATCGCACCTTCAGGATGATAGCCGACCAACGCCGCCGACACCGGCGGCAACAAAGCGGCCAGCGCGCGCACCGCGGTCGATTTGCCCGTCCCGCGGTCGCCGAACACCATCACGCCGCCGATCCGCGCATCGACCGCCGACAACAGAAGCGCCAGCTTCATCTCGTCCTGGCCGACGATCGCGGAAAAGGGGAATGACGCCCGCACGATGCGACTGTACCATCGCGTTGACGTTCGACAAGATGGACGGCGAAGATGGAGAGCCGATGACCCCATATTTCGTTGCCGGTGGTTTGGCGCTGTTGCTGGCGGCGGCCGGTGGCCTCACCACGTCGATCGGCGGCTGGTATCGCGCACTGCGCAAACCGCCGTGGCAGCCACCCGACTGGCTGTTCGGCCCGGCGTGGACGATCATCCTCGGGCTCGCCGCCTGGTCCGCCGCGATCGCGTGGAAAGCCGCGCCCGATGCGATCGCACGGCGCGACGTGGTCATCCTGTTCGCGGTCAACGCGGTCTTCCATTTCCTGTGGAGCCCGCTGTTCTTCCGCTGGCGCCGCCCCGACTGGGCGCTGATCGAGGTCGTGTTTCTGTGGGGGTCGCTCGTCGCCCTGGTCGTCGGGCTGTGGCCGATCTCGACCAATGCCGCGTTGCTGATCCTGCCGTATCTCGCCTGGGTCAGCTTCGCCGCGTTCCTCAATCTCAACATCGTCCAGCGCAACGGCCCGTTCGGCGGCAACAAGCTCGGGCGGCTGTAAGCGGAAAATGACAAAGGGGACTGCCATGAAAATCCGTGCGCTTGCGCTCGTCTCGCTGGCCGCGCTCGCCGCGCATCAGGCGCTGGCGCAGCAGGCTCCACCCCCCGCGCCGGTCGAGCAGACGCAAGCGCCGGAGGATCGGTCGCTCCGCCCGGACGCCGCGCCGACACCATTGCCCAGCCCGGCCGCCGCGCCGACACCGGTCGCCGCCTCCACTACGCCATCAACCGCCAAGCCCGCGCCGTGGGACGTAAACGCGCCGCAGGGCGCGACCATCCGACAAGTGCCGATCCGCACCAGCGAAGGCAGCTGGATGGATATCGACGTCAGCCGCGATGGCCGCACGATCGCCTTCGCTTTGCTCGGCGACATCTACACCATGGGAATCGCGGGCGGCTCGCCGACACACATCGCGGAGGGCCTCGCGTGGGAGGTGCAGCCGCGCTTCTCGCCCGACGGCGCGCGCATCGCCTTCACCTCGGATCGCGGCGGCGGCGACAATATCTGGATCATGAACCGCGACGGGTCGAACAAGCAGCAGGTGACGAAGGAGGACTTCCGCCTGCTCAACCAGCCGTCGTGGAGCCCGGACGGCCGCTACATCATCGCCAAGAAGCATTTCACCACCGGGCGTTCGCTCGGCACGGGCGAGGTGTGGCTGTACCACGTGTCGGGTGGCGGCGGCGTGCAACTGGTCAAGAAACCGAGCGAAACGCATCAGAAGGAACTGGGCGAACCGGTCTACGCCGCCGACGGCAAGAGCCTGTTCTACACCAAGAACGTTACGCCGGGTCCGATCTTCGAATATGCGCAGGATTCGAACACCGATTTGTTCGACATCGAACGTTACGACCTCGACACCGGCGAGACGACCACCGCGGTCAGCGGCGACGGCGGATCGGTGCGTCCGACACCCTCCCCCGACGGCAAGCGCATCGCCTTCGTCCGGCGCGAGGCGACGCGGTCGAAGCTGTACGTGAAGGATCTGGAATCGGGCGTCGAGCGCAAGGTCTACGATACGCTCGATCAGGACGTGCAGGAGACGTGGGCGGTCACCGGCGTCTATCCCAACATGGCATGGACGCCCGACAGCAAGTCGGTCGTGTTCTGGGCCAAGGGCAAGATCCGCCGCGTCGACGCCGATACCGGTGCGACAAACGAAATCCCGTTCACCGTCAACGATACGCGCGGGGTGATCGACGCGCCGCATCCGCAGATCGCGGTCGCGCCGAACAGCTTCACCACCGCAATGCCGCGCTTCGCCAGCGTGTCACCCGATGGCGGACGCGTGGTGTTCGAAAGCCTCGGCAAGCTCTGGATCAAACCGATGACGGGCGGCGCGGTCAAGCGGCTGACCAATGCGAAGGACGGCTTCGAGCTGTTCCCGGCCTGGTCGCGCGACGGGCGGACGATCGCGTTCGTGGCGTGGAGCGACGCCGAACTCGGCCATATCCGCACCGTTCCGGCGGCCGGCGGGGCGGCAAAGACGCTGACGACGCAGCCGGGCCATTATGCGCGTCCGCGCTTCTCGCCCGATGGCAAGACCATCGTGTTCGAACGCGCGAGCGGGGGCGGCGTCACCTCACCACGCTGGGGCGAGAATCCGGGCGTCTATCGCATCGCGACGACCGGCGGCGCGCCGAAGCTGGTCGCGCGCGACATGGCCTCGCCACAGTTCGCCGCGTCGAACGACCGGCTCTACATGATCGGCAGCGAGCGCAAGGACGGCGCGGAGAAGCGCCAGCTGGTCAGCACCGACCTGAACGGCGAGGCGAAGCGCGTCCACGCCGCGGGCGATCTGGTCAACGATTACAGCGTGTCGCCATCGGGTGAATTCGTCGCCTTCCGGCAGAATTACGAAGCGTTCGTCGCGCCGCTGATGCCCGGCAACCAGTCGGTCGATCTCGCGCCGGATTCAAAGGCGCTGCCAGTTACCCGCGTCAGCCGCGGCGGGGCGGATTACATGAACTGGTCGAACGACGGGCGGCGGCTGCATTGGAGCCTTGGTCCGACGGTCTATACGATCGAGACGACCACCGTCTTCCCGAACGGCCCGCGTCCCAAGGACGCTCCCGCCTTCGTCGCGCCGCGCACCGGCGCAAATCTGTCGATGGACGTGCCCGCGGCGAAGCACCGCGGCGTGGTCGCGCTGGTCGGCGCGCGGCTGGTCACGATGAAGGATGCCAGCGGCGGCATCGTCGATGACGGCGTCGTGGTGATCGACGGCGACCGCATCACCGCGGTCGGCCCGCGCGCGAGCGTCCAGGTGCCCGCGGGCGCGAGCGTCGTCGATGTCGCGGGCAAGACGATCATCCCCGGCCTGGTCGACGCGCACGCGCACGGCCCGGCGGGCGAGGACGAACTGATCCCTGAGGCCAACTGGTCGATGATCCAGAACCTCGCGCTTGGCACGACGACGATCCACGATCCATCGAACCGTTCGAGCGAAATCTTCGCCGCGTCGGAAATGCAGCGCGCCGGGCTGATCCTGGCCCCGCGCATCTTTTCGACCGGAGAGATCGTGTACGGCGCGAAGGCGGCCGACGTGTACGCGCAGATCGACAGCCTGGACGATGCGCTAGCGCACGTCCGCCGGATCAAGGCGCAGGGCGGGCATTCGATCAAGAACTACAACCAGCCGCGCCGCGAACAGCGCCAGCAGGTGGTCGAGGCCGCGCGGCGCGAGAACATGCAGGTCGTGGCCGAAGGCGGTTCGCTGTTCGGGATGGACATGAACCTGGTCGCCGACGGCAATTCGACGCTGGAGCACAATGTCCCGCTCGAGACGTTCTACGACGACGTGGTACAGTTGTTTTCGCAGACGAAGACCAATTACACCCCGACGCTCGTCGTCTCCTACGGCGGTCCGGCGGGCGATCCGTACTGGCGGCAGGCGACCGACGTGTTCGATAACCCGCTGCTGAAGGCGCATACCCCGCCCGCCAAACTGCTAGCCGACAATGCGCGGCGGGTGAAGGCGCCCGAATCGAACTACGTCGACGACGACAACGCGCGCGAGGCGCACAAGCTGGCCAAGCGCGGCGTGCTCGTGTCGATCGGCGCGCACGGGCAGCAGGCGGGGATCGGCGCACATTGGGAATTGTGGTCGTTCGTGCGCGGCGGGATGACCCCGATCGAGGCGCTCCGCGCAGGAACGATCGTGTCCGCGCAGTCGCTCGGCATGGCGAAGGACATCGGGTCGCTGGAGGTCGGCAAGCTCGCCGATCTGGTCGTGCTGGACGCCGATCCGACCGCGGATATCCGTAACAGCGACAAAGTGTCGCGGGTCATGCTCGGCGGGCGGCTGTACGATGCCGCGACGATGAACGAGGTCGCGACCGGGGATGCGAAACGCCCGGCCTATTGGTGGGAAACGAAGTAACCGATCGGCCATCCCGGCGCGTGCCGGGATGGCCGATCGGTCACGTCAGAAACGATACCCGAGGCGGAACTGGATACGCCGCGGCAGAGTGATCGTGCTGGTGCCGATCTCGGTCCGGATCAGCGGATCGGTCGCACTGAAGAACCCGTCGAAGCCGCTGAAGTTCTTGTTGTTGAAAGCGTTCAGCAGATCGACCGCCGCTTCGATTTCGTGACCGCTGTCGCCGCCGAACGGCTTGAACTTGTTGGCGAGCGTCAGGTTCACCTCGCAGAATGCGAAGACGCCCTTGATGCAGTTCTTGATCGGATAATAGGTCGTCGGCAGCGCTGCGCCGCTGTCCGTGCCACGCGTACCGTCGGTCACGGTATAGGCCTGACCGCTGCCCAGCGTCGTAAGCGTGGAGAACTGGAAACCCAGCGGCAGGTCGACGATGCCGGACAGGACGACGCGGTGACGTTCGTCGCCGGGGCTGTTGCGCCAGCCGTAACCATCGGGGGTCAGGCCATCCAGGCTGAACAGGTCGCCGCCGTTCTTTTCGGCCTTGCCGAGGGTATAGGCGATATTCAGGCCCCACCCGCTGGATTTGCTGTAGTTTTTGTCGAGCGTGAAATACAGCGCCTTGTAGCGCGTATCGAGCCCGTCGAACCCGATGATGACGTTCGAATAACCATTGGCGATGGCGGATGCAGTGTTGCAGCAGCCCCCCAGTCCGTTGTTCTGCCGCGTGGCGAACAGGTTGGTGTAACCGTTGCGGCCGCGCTGGTACGATGCGGTCAGCGACGCCTGGAAAATGCCGACCTTCTGGCGGACGCCAAGGCTGGCCTGGTCATTGACCGGGGGCTTCGCATCGTTCTTCACCGCGAACAATTCCGGCAGCCCGACTTCGGGATTGGAATTGATCAGCGCCAGCAGGCCGTCGCGGGTCAGATACGAAGGATTGAACGCGATAGTCGGCTGGTTGTTGCGCGGCGCACCCGTTGCGGAGAACCGGAACACGCCGATCGGGTTGATCGTCCTGCTGAGTTCGTCGACCGTGTTGTTGAAGTTGTTGCGGTCGTAATAGCGTCCGACCCCGCCAAAGATCACCGTCGACTGATCGTCGTTGATGTCATACGAAAACCCCAGCCGCGGTGCGAACGCATATTCGAAGGGCGATCGATTGTTGCCGTTGGTGATGTAGTTTTCGGGATCGAAATAGAATGTCGACGGCAGCGACCGCAGCGCCGCGGCTGCACGGGTAGGCGTCACATAGTCGTTGTTGAACCCGTTGAACTCGTAATCGTACCGGACGCCGATGTTCAGTTGCAACCGGTCGGTGACGTCCCAATCGTCCTGGATGTAGAATCCTAGCTGCGTGTTGGACCCGAAGATGCGCCCGTTGCCAAGGCCAAGACGCGCTTCGGCCGGAAAGGTGAAATTCGTGTCGTCGGTCGGATCGTTCGGGGTGCCGGAATCAGCGTTGGTGAAGGTATAGCGCGGCTGAATGAACGACTGGTTGTTGAATTCGATATCGGTCACTTCGACGCGAGCGCCCGCCTTGATCGAATGATTGTCCGACGCCTGCCATGTGACGTCGTCGCGAATGGTATAGCTTTGCTGAACTTCGCGACGGGTCGAATCCTTGCCACCGAACGTGATTACGCCCTGGTACTGGAACTGCGGCAGATCGGGGTTGAGCGACGTCGGATTGAACTTGTAGTTCAGATAGTTGACGTTGAATTCGTTGACGAAATTTTCGCCTGAATAGGTCCATTTGAACAGATACGTGTCGATCGTGTTGATCTTGTTCTCGGCCGCGGAAAACGCGGTTTCCCCGCCGAACCCCTGGATGTCGGTTTCCTGACGGCGGCTGAACGACAGGTCGAAAACCTGGTTCGAATCCGGGGTGAAGGTAAGTTTGCCGAAATAGAAGTCGCCCCGGAACGGGCTGACGAAGGCACCTTCGAAGTCACTCACCTGCCGCCCCGTGATCGCGGCGAAGTCGGCGCGCTGGGCGGCCGTGGCGTTCGACTGGACGTTGAACGCGCGGTCCTGGTCATTGCCTTCATAGGTCGCGAAGAAGAACAATTTGTCCTTTATGATCGGCCCGCCCAGCGCCACGCCATATTGCTTGCGTTCGAACGCGGGCTCAGGGTTGTTGTTGCGTTTGTCGAAAAAGGCCTTCTGCGTCAGCGACTTGTCGGTGTACTGACCGAATACCTCGCCATGAAATTCGTTGGTGCCCGATTTCGTGACCGACGTGATGATCGCCGACCCGGCCTGTTCGTATTCGGCTTTGTAATTCTGCGTCAGGACGCGGAATTCCTGCACCGCCAGCTGTCCGAACGGGTTGCCGCGGCTGTTCTGCTGCCCCGCCACGCCGCCTTCGCGCAACTTGTTCTTCAGGCTGACGCCGTCGACGAACACATTGACCTGGCTGGCGGTCGATCCGCCCGCCGAGAAGCTCTTGTCGGTTTCGCTGTCGTTGTAGCGCACGCCCGGCGCGAGCGCTGCGAACGACAGGAAGTTGCGGTCGGTCTGCGGCAGCGTGCGGATCTGTTCCTGGCTGACGTTGGTGGCGACCTCGCTGGTCTTGGTTTCGACCAGGCGCGTGCCGGTGACGACGATGTCGCCCGCGACCTCCTCGGCCGGCACGCCGGATTCGGCGGGTGCAGCCGCCGCGGCCAGCACCGCGTTGATCGTCGCCGCCTGGCCGATCCCGACCACCACCCGCTGCGCGAATGTCTCACCGTTCGGTCCGGTCACCGTCACGTCATACGCGGCGGGTCGCAGGCCGTTCAGCAGGAATGACCCGCGCGCGTCGCTGGTCGCGCGAAACGTCTGGTTATTGGCCTTGTTCACCGCGGTCACGGTCGCGCCCGCAACCGGCGCACCGGCGGCATCGCGCGCCTGGCCGCGCAGCGACGCGGTGGTCGTCTGGGCCGACACGGCGACGGGCGCGATCGTCGCGACGCCGAACGCCAGCGCCGACATGCCTAGCGCCAGCGCGGAACGGCGGGCTTCTCCACGAACAATGTCATTGAACTTCATGGGGAAACCCCTCCTTGGATTGTCGACGCTCCCCCGCTTTCCGGGCCGTCACGGGCGGCCGTGAGCCGATCATTCGACTCGCGAGGTTTCGGTAACCGCTTACAGCCGCGCGTAACCGGTTACAACGCATGAGCCGCGCGCGGACTGATTGCTGCGCGACTGTTGCCAATTTACCGCGTGGGACGGACGGACGGCAACGGCGGCCGCTCGCATCGGCTGTAACGCAGTTACATCTGCCCTTGCCGCCAATCCGGTGTTAGGCCGGGCGTCAAGAACAGGTTTCGCAGGGAGTGGATGTTCATGGCGATGGCGCCGAGTCCGGTCGATACGCATTCGACCCATGCCGCACAGGGTGACGCTGCGCACGGTTACGACGCGCCCGACCTGCGCTGGTTCGTGTTCGCGTTGTTCTTCATCTTCGGCGGCATCACCAGCCTGAACGACGTGATCATCCCGAAGCTGAAGGAGCTGTTCACGCTCACGCACTTCACGTCGCAATTGGTCAATTCGGCGTTCTTCTTCGCCTACGCGCTGTTCTCGTTGCCCGCCGCCGCGGTCGTGCGCCGCTTCGGCTACATGCGCACCGCCTCGATCGGACTGGTGACGATGACCGCGGGATGCCTGTTGTTCATTCCCGCCTCGTCGTCGGCGACATTCGGAATGTTCCTGTTCGCGTTGTTCGTGCTCGGCGCGGGGATCACCGTGGTTCAGGTCGTCGCGAACCCGCTGATCTCGCTGCTCGGCCCGCCGAAGACCGCGCACAGCCGTCTGACCTTTGCGCAGGCGTTCAATTCGCTCGGCACGACGATCTTCCCGCGCGTGGGGTCCACGCTGATCCTCGGCGGGCTGGCGACGGTCAGCGCAGCGACTCTGTCGGGTGCCGCGCTGGATGCGTACCGGGTCGAGGCATCGCGCGCGATCGTCCACACCTATCTTGGCCTCGCGGTCGCGCTGCTGGTGATCGCGGGCGTCGTGTGGACGCGGCGGAACCGGCTGCAGGAAGAACAGGAGGAGAGCCGCAGCATCTTCCATCCGCTGACCCTGCTGTCGCGCCCGCGCTTCGCGATGGGGACGGCGTGCATCTTCCTTTATGTCGGCGCGGAGGTCGCGATCGGATCGCTGATCGTCAGCTATCTGATGCAGGCGAACGTGTGGAACGTGACCGATCAATATGCCGGCAACCACGTTTTCTATTACTGGGGCGGCGCGCTGGTCGGACGCTTCATCGGGTCCGCGGTGCTGCGCGTGGTGTCGCCGGGCAAGGTGCTGATGGCGGTCGCGGCGGGATCGATCACGCTGATCTTGATATCCGCCAACACGACCGGCGCGGTCTCGGGCTGGGCATTGCTGGCGATCGGGCTGATGAACTCGATCATGTTCCCGACGATCTTCAGCCTGGCGTCCGAAGGCCTGGGGAAGCGCGCGGCGGAAGGATCGGGCGTGATCGCGACTGCGATCGTCGGCGGCGCGGTCATCCCGCCGCTGACGGGCGCGCTGGCCGATGCGAGCGGGCTGCACTTCGCGCTGGTCCTGCCCGCGATCTGCTACGCGCTGATCGCCGCGTTCGGGCTGTATGCGCGCAAGCCTGCGCCCGAGATTGAGTAAGCCGGTACGGGGCGGCAGGCACGCCGCCCCGCTATCTCACTTCTGGTCGAGCCACCCGCCGGTGAAGCCCGCGCGTTGCAGGCCGCGGCGGATCACCGGCGACTTGCGCATCACCTTCCACACGAAATCGCTGCGATAGTTCGCCGCCTGCAGCAGGATCGGCCCTTGGTCGATGCCGAGATAATCGCTCGCCACCCAGCCGTTCGCGGCGTCGACCGTCCCGGTTTCCAGCTTCTTTTCAGAGTAGCGGAAACTCGGGTTGAACGCGTCCAGGAAGCCGTATTGCTGATACAGCCCGGGCACGCGCAGCAACGCCTCGGCCGCGGGTATGCAGATCTCGGGCGCGAACGGCAGCGACCCCAGCGCCGCGGTCGGCGCGATCGTGCCGTCGTCGCGCTCGTCCGGCTGACCCAGCGGCCCACGCGCGGAATAACCGTAGAACGTCCGCGTCTCGCCCCCTGACCGATTTGGGAACGGCAGCTTGTAATTCCCCGGCCCGTCGCACGCGGTCAGCCCCCAGATATCGCGCGAATAGCCCTCCCAGCCCATCGGATTGGCCATGCAATAAGCGCGATTGGCGAATGTCGCGCGGCGGCTGTTCTCGAAATAATCGAACCCCGCCCCGCGCATCACGACATCGCGGATGCCGCGGAAATCGATCCACACATGGCTGTACTGGTGGCCGAACATCGGCGCGAAGGCCAAATGCCGCGTCGCCCCCTCGCCACGCCAGAACCGCGGGTACGGCGCGGTCCAGGCGTTCCACGCGCCATCGGGCAGCGGATAGCGCGTCGAGCCGAGCCCGAGCAGCACGACCATCATCCCCTCGTTATATCCGTCCCAGCTGCGTTCGATGAAGCCCTTCTTCGGATCCCAGCCCATCGACACGACCGGCCGCTTGTTCAGGAACCACGGCCATTCGGCGCGCCCGACCAGATCGTTCGCGACGTCGCGGATCTCGATCTCGGCCGGATCGTCGCCTTCCCAGTAAGACGCCGCGAACAGCATCCCGAAGTGCATCAGCGTGGTGTCGACGCTCGACAGTTCAGTGTCGCGATACCGCAAGCCCGTTTTCATATCGAGAAAGTGGTAGAAGAACCCGCGCTGCCCCGACACGCCGCTGCGCCCGTCCCCCTGCGGCAGGCTGGCGAAGAATTTCAGCGTCGTCAGCGTCAGGTCGCGCGCCTCCTCACGCTTCGCCCAGCCGCGCTCGACGCCGACCGCATAGGCCGTCAGCGCAAATCCGACCGCGGCGATGCTGCAGAACGGCGGGTTGGGGGTCCGATCGGGCACCAGCCCGTTCGCGCGGTTCACGTTGTTCCAGAACCAGCGGAAAGTACGTTCCTCGATATCGGCGTAGAAATCGGGGAGCTTGTCCTTGCCCGCCGTCGCGCCGGCGCCGGTGGTGGCGCAACCCGGCAGGCCAGCACCGGCGACGGCAAGCGCGGAACTGGCGATCAGCGTGCGGCGGTCGATCATGTGCTTTTTCCCGTTCATGGCTGTCACGTCGTCGCGCGGACGATCAGTTCGGGGACGACCAGTTCGGTCGCCGCCTCGCCGGACCGCCCCTCCAGCGCATCGATCAGCCGCGCCGCGGCGCGCCCGCCGATCTCATCCATCTTCACCCGCATCGTGGTCAGCGACAGGAACCGCGCGATCGGCACGTCGTCGAACCCGGCCAGCATGATGTCACCGGGTATCGCGCGTCCGGCGGCGCGCAGTATCTGGTACGCGCCCAACGCCATCATGTCGTTGGCGGCGAAGATCGCGTCGACCGGCGCAGCGTCCGCCAAAAGTTCGGCCGTCGCACGTTCGCCCGATTCTTCCGAGAAATCGCCGGCGGCCAGGCGGCCGGTGACGCCGTCGTGCCGCGCGATTCCGGCCTCGAAACCTTCGCAGCGTTCCTGCGCGTCGAGATTGCCGGTGGGCCCGGCGATATGGACGATCGTTCGTGCGCCGCGCTCGACCAGATGGTCGACCATCGCTGCCGCCCCGTCATGGTTGCCGATCCGGAACGCCGCCCGCCCGCTGCCTTCGGGGCTGTTGATCAGCACCACCGGCAGGCTCTGCGGGAGCGTTTCGGCAAGATCTTCGGACGCGATCTGCGGCGCCATCACGACCAGCCCGTCGACGCGGCCACGCATCGCGCGCATCGCCTGCCCCGCGCGCTCGATCTCGGCGTGCATGTTCGACAGCAGCAATTGATAACCGCGCGCGCTGGCCTCGCGATCCAGCCCGCGGACGATTTCGGAAAAGAATTCGCCGTGCAGGTCGGGCAGCACCACCCCGATCGCGTGTGTCCGAGCCATACTGAGACTCCGCGCGCCAGCATGCGGCACGTAGCCGAGCGACTTGGCCGCCGCGAACACCTTCGCGCGCGTGTCGGGATGGACGTTGGCCAGCCCGTTCAGTGCGCGCGACACCGACGCGACCGACACCTCGGCGCGGCGTGCGACATCGCGGATCGTGGCGTCGCCCATCCTTTTCTCCCGACGCCTCTCCCGGCGTACAAAAACTTACACGAACATGGATTGCCACGACCGCCAATTGCGTTCTACGTAACCGGTTACAGCGGCGGGTCAACGCCGAAACTTTAAGTTCTCGGGGAGAGCGATCAATGTCCGACATCACCATTTCGCGCCGCGCCGCGCTGCTCGGCGCGGGCACGATCGCCGCCTGGGCCGCCAGCCCCGCGCGCGCCTTGCTGCGCACCGTCGATACCGCCGCCGTCCCCGCATCGGTCGACGCGCTGATCGCAAAGATGACCCTGGAGGAAAAGGCCGGACAGCTGACGCTGAACGCCTCCGCGTGGGGCGGCGGTGTCGCGACGACGCTCAATCCAGCGGGCAATGGTCCCAATTTCGACGCGCAATTGGCCGATGCGGTCGCGGGCAAGCTGACCGGCGTGTTCAACGGCAACGGCGCGGTGATGGCGCAGCGGATGCAGACCGCGGTGATGAAAGGGTCGCGGCTGAAGATTCCGCTGATCTTCGCCGCCGACGTGATCCACGGCCACCGCACCATCTTCCCCGTGCCGGTCGGCGAAGCGGCCAGCTTCGAACCCGAACTCGCGCGCCGCACCGCGCGCGTCGCGGCGTTCGAGGCGGCGGGTTCGGGGATCGACTGGACCTTCTTCCCGATGGTCGACATCGCGCGCGACCAGCGCTGGGGCCGCACGATGGAGGGCGCAGGCGAGGATGTCCGTGTCGGTGAATTGTTCGCCGCGGCGCGCGTGAAGGGATTCCAGGGCGACGACCTGACCGCAAACGACGCGATGATGGCCTGCGTCAAGCATTTCGCGGCCTATGGCGCGGCCGAGGCTGGGCTCGACTACAACACGGTCGACGTGTCCGAACGCACGCTGCGCGAAGTCTATCTGCCGCCGTACAAGGCCGGGTTCGACGCGGGCGCGCTGTCGGCGATGGCGTCGTTCAACGAGATTTCGGGCGTGCCCTCGCACGGCAATCCGTGGCTGATGAAGACGCTGCTGCGCGACGAATGGGGCTTCAAGGGCTTCGTCGTCGGCGATTACACCGGCGACGAGGAGATGATCGCGCACGGTTTCGCCAAGGATGGCCGCGACGCGGCGCGGATCGCCTTCATGGCCGGCGTCGACATGGCGATGCAGAGCAATCTGTATTTCCTCCATCTGCCGGGGCTGGTGCGCGATGGGCAGGTGCCGGTCGCGACGCTCGACGAATCGGTTCGGCGCGTGCTGGCGGTGAAGCACACGCTCGGCCTGTTCGACGATCCGTTCCGCCGCATCGACCTGAAACGCGAAAAGGCGCGCAGCCGCACCAAATCG contains:
- a CDS encoding LacI family DNA-binding transcriptional regulator; this translates as MGDATIRDVARRAEVSVASVSRALNGLANVHPDTRAKVFAAAKSLGYVPHAGARSLSMARTHAIGVVLPDLHGEFFSEIVRGLDREASARGYQLLLSNMHAEIERAGQAMRAMRGRVDGLVVMAPQIASEDLAETLPQSLPVVLINSPEGSGRAAFRIGNHDGAAAMVDHLVERGARTIVHIAGPTGNLDAQERCEGFEAGIARHDGVTGRLAAGDFSEESGERATAELLADAAPVDAIFAANDMMALGAYQILRAAGRAIPGDIMLAGFDDVPIARFLSLTTMRVKMDEIGGRAAARLIDALEGRSGEAATELVVPELIVRATT
- the bglX gene encoding beta-glucosidase BglX, which produces MSDITISRRAALLGAGTIAAWAASPARALLRTVDTAAVPASVDALIAKMTLEEKAGQLTLNASAWGGGVATTLNPAGNGPNFDAQLADAVAGKLTGVFNGNGAVMAQRMQTAVMKGSRLKIPLIFAADVIHGHRTIFPVPVGEAASFEPELARRTARVAAFEAAGSGIDWTFFPMVDIARDQRWGRTMEGAGEDVRVGELFAAARVKGFQGDDLTANDAMMACVKHFAAYGAAEAGLDYNTVDVSERTLREVYLPPYKAGFDAGALSAMASFNEISGVPSHGNPWLMKTLLRDEWGFKGFVVGDYTGDEEMIAHGFAKDGRDAARIAFMAGVDMAMQSNLYFLHLPGLVRDGQVPVATLDESVRRVLAVKHTLGLFDDPFRRIDLKREKARSRTKSSIALSREAGRKSIVMLKNNGDLLPLPKSGKKIALIGPFATGQRDLNGPWVVYGDNAQAIDLATGIGAVLRDKSAMTVTAGSGVEEPLAGGIEAAVAAANAADIVLLAIGESEGMSGEAQSRTEITVPAPQQALAEAIAATGKPVVVILKNGRGMALAGAVRNAPAILVTWFLGSESGNATADILFGAHGPEARLPVSFPYESGQEPYHYDHKATGRPAPNIKEPYKAKYRTALNEALFPFGHGLTYGKIGYSALNVAPQMAWNGTIEVSATVTNSGTRAAIEVAQLYIHDRVGSVTRPVRELKAFKKVSLAPGASETVRFTLRRTDLEFIGLELKPTVEPGAFDVWIAPSAQAEGAKGTFELVA
- a CDS encoding sugar MFS transporter; translated protein: MAMAPSPVDTHSTHAAQGDAAHGYDAPDLRWFVFALFFIFGGITSLNDVIIPKLKELFTLTHFTSQLVNSAFFFAYALFSLPAAAVVRRFGYMRTASIGLVTMTAGCLLFIPASSSATFGMFLFALFVLGAGITVVQVVANPLISLLGPPKTAHSRLTFAQAFNSLGTTIFPRVGSTLILGGLATVSAATLSGAALDAYRVEASRAIVHTYLGLAVALLVIAGVVWTRRNRLQEEQEESRSIFHPLTLLSRPRFAMGTACIFLYVGAEVAIGSLIVSYLMQANVWNVTDQYAGNHVFYYWGGALVGRFIGSAVLRVVSPGKVLMAVAAGSITLILISANTTGAVSGWALLAIGLMNSIMFPTIFSLASEGLGKRAAEGSGVIATAIVGGAVIPPLTGALADASGLHFALVLPAICYALIAAFGLYARKPAPEIE
- a CDS encoding glucoamylase family protein; translation: MIDRRTLIASSALAVAGAGLPGCATTGAGATAGKDKLPDFYADIEERTFRWFWNNVNRANGLVPDRTPNPPFCSIAAVGFALTAYAVGVERGWAKREEARDLTLTTLKFFASLPQGDGRSGVSGQRGFFYHFLDMKTGLRYRDTELSSVDTTLMHFGMLFAASYWEGDDPAEIEIRDVANDLVGRAEWPWFLNKRPVVSMGWDPKKGFIERSWDGYNEGMMVVLLGLGSTRYPLPDGAWNAWTAPYPRFWRGEGATRHLAFAPMFGHQYSHVWIDFRGIRDVVMRGAGFDYFENSRRATFANRAYCMANPMGWEGYSRDIWGLTACDGPGNYKLPFPNRSGGETRTFYGYSARGPLGQPDERDDGTIAPTAALGSLPFAPEICIPAAEALLRVPGLYQQYGFLDAFNPSFRYSEKKLETGTVDAANGWVASDYLGIDQGPILLQAANYRSDFVWKVMRKSPVIRRGLQRAGFTGGWLDQK